From a single Micromonospora sp. WMMD1102 genomic region:
- a CDS encoding DUF6343 family protein codes for MAARSQPRGAKGTVGHAYSALNLRLALAAFGLVISVLLGVLALRADLLVLAVVLGILAVVAVVDLVVVQRRRVARRREEPPGTKHSLFE; via the coding sequence ATGGCCGCGAGATCACAGCCCAGAGGGGCGAAAGGGACGGTTGGCCACGCGTACAGCGCGCTCAACCTGCGCCTGGCGCTGGCCGCGTTCGGTCTGGTGATCTCTGTGCTGCTCGGCGTGCTGGCGCTCCGGGCCGACCTGCTGGTGCTCGCGGTGGTCCTCGGCATCCTGGCCGTGGTCGCCGTGGTCGACCTGGTGGTGGTGCAGCGCCGCCGGGTCGCGCGCCGCCGGGAGGAACCGCCGGGCACGAAGCACTCGCTCTTCGAGTGA
- a CDS encoding PPOX class F420-dependent oxidoreductase yields the protein MTTGRTPPASHEDLLIRPLFAHLATTRPDGGPQSNVMWFAWDGGRIRMTHTRSRQKFRNLRRDPRVALSILDPDDPYRFLEVRGVVEKVEDDDEVASFYRSLQQRYDNVYEIRDAPERVVVTIRPESFVAVVDGQPQRAG from the coding sequence ATGACTACCGGTCGTACTCCCCCAGCCAGCCACGAGGACCTGCTGATCCGCCCGCTCTTCGCACACCTGGCGACCACCCGCCCGGACGGCGGGCCACAGAGCAACGTGATGTGGTTCGCCTGGGACGGCGGCCGGATCCGGATGACCCACACCAGGAGCCGGCAGAAGTTCCGCAACCTCCGGCGGGATCCCCGGGTCGCCCTCTCGATCCTCGACCCCGACGACCCGTACCGGTTCCTGGAGGTGCGCGGCGTGGTGGAGAAGGTCGAGGACGACGACGAGGTCGCCTCGTTCTACCGGTCCCTCCAGCAACGCTACGACAACGTCTACGAGATCAGGGACGCACCGGAGCGGGTCGTCGTCACGATCCGTCCGGAGAGCTTCGTCGCCGTCGTCGACGGGCAGCCGCAGCGGGCCGGCTGA
- a CDS encoding GDSL-type esterase/lipase family protein, giving the protein MPRRWTAAVTAVLAAFALACEGSDGGGGGQPDPPPAPPRPGLPNSIAALGDSITAGFGSCLILAACQRNSWSTGESSRVESIYRQLREVNPAIRGKTHNEAVNGARASGLADQAAAAVRARAEYVTVLIGANDACRGGIEDMTGVAAFRADIDRGLATLKKGLPKARILVVSIPNLYRVWEVGHEDTRAVRAWRGRTCPALLANPTSTEPADRTRRSTFRARVDAYNEQLAAACKAYGSRCRYDGGAAHRVRFGLDRLNRLDYFHPNVAGQNELAKVAWRASGLASQARRAD; this is encoded by the coding sequence ATGCCCAGACGATGGACCGCCGCCGTCACCGCCGTGCTGGCGGCCTTCGCGCTGGCCTGCGAGGGGTCCGACGGCGGCGGTGGCGGTCAGCCCGACCCTCCGCCCGCGCCGCCCCGGCCCGGACTGCCCAACTCGATCGCGGCGCTCGGCGACTCCATCACCGCCGGCTTCGGCTCCTGTCTGATCCTCGCCGCCTGCCAGCGCAACTCGTGGTCGACCGGGGAGAGCAGCCGGGTGGAGAGCATCTACCGGCAGCTCCGCGAGGTGAACCCGGCGATCCGCGGCAAGACACACAACGAGGCGGTGAACGGTGCCCGCGCCTCGGGACTGGCCGACCAGGCCGCCGCGGCGGTACGCGCCAGGGCGGAGTACGTGACCGTACTCATCGGAGCGAACGACGCCTGCCGGGGCGGGATCGAGGACATGACCGGGGTGGCGGCGTTCCGGGCCGACATCGACCGCGGGCTGGCCACCCTGAAGAAGGGGCTACCCAAAGCAAGGATCCTGGTGGTGAGCATCCCGAACCTCTACCGGGTCTGGGAGGTGGGACACGAGGACACCCGGGCGGTACGCGCCTGGCGGGGCCGGACCTGTCCCGCCCTGCTGGCCAACCCGACGTCGACGGAGCCGGCCGACCGTACCCGCCGGTCGACGTTCCGGGCCCGGGTCGACGCGTACAACGAGCAGCTCGCCGCCGCGTGCAAGGCGTACGGGTCCCGGTGCCGCTACGACGGCGGCGCCGCGCACCGGGTGCGGTTCGGCCTGGACCGGCTCAACCGGCTGGACTACTTCCACCCCAACGTGGCCGGGCAGAACGAGTTGGCCAAGGTGGCCTGGCGGGCCTCCGGCCTGGCCAGCCAGGCCCGCCGGGCTGACTGA
- a CDS encoding EcsC family protein, with product MTVAPPSGLWERMKADPQYAPEHLALEAVRRIGPQARAWAERNRARYPQMTPEATADAAIRKFVNHARVSGAISGAAGLPGAVLDMGVLAWTQARMVLYVAAAYGNDPEHADRATDLLVLQRVHKIAETARLALGVAAGRERVDALRRGSQTLLAQVMLRLGLKLAQMAGVRAAKRLVAKAVPGAAVVFGSWANSSATRSLATRAQELYRPRTAIMPPQPR from the coding sequence CTGACCGTCGCCCCGCCCAGCGGGCTGTGGGAACGGATGAAGGCCGATCCGCAGTACGCCCCGGAGCATCTCGCCCTGGAGGCGGTCCGGCGGATCGGGCCGCAGGCGCGGGCCTGGGCGGAACGCAACCGTGCCCGGTATCCGCAGATGACGCCGGAGGCGACGGCCGACGCGGCGATCCGGAAGTTCGTCAACCACGCCCGGGTCTCCGGAGCGATCTCCGGGGCCGCCGGCCTGCCCGGCGCGGTCCTCGACATGGGAGTACTGGCCTGGACCCAGGCCCGGATGGTGCTCTACGTCGCCGCCGCCTACGGCAACGACCCCGAGCATGCCGACCGGGCCACCGACCTGCTGGTGCTGCAACGGGTACACAAGATCGCCGAGACGGCGCGGCTGGCGCTCGGGGTGGCCGCCGGACGGGAGCGGGTCGACGCCCTGCGACGCGGCTCGCAGACCCTGCTGGCCCAGGTGATGCTGCGGCTCGGCCTGAAGCTGGCGCAGATGGCCGGCGTCCGGGCCGCCAAGCGACTGGTCGCCAAGGCGGTGCCGGGCGCGGCGGTGGTCTTCGGCAGCTGGGCCAACTCGTCGGCGACCAGGAGCCTGGCGACCCGGGCCCAGGAGCTTTACCGACCCCGGACGGCGATCATGCCGCCGCAGCCCCGCTGA
- the add gene encoding adenosine deaminase — protein MPHHDLRLLPKTNLHLHLTGSMRPETLAELADRYGLPLPEPLPPGTLHGWAAFQRRYDLARAALRTAEDLSRVVAEATADNVADGAGWVEIQVDPTAYADRLGGLEPVVEAVLAGAAGGRTGVVLAASWAGPPARADEIARIAARYAGHGVVGFGLSNDERRGRIADFVPAMRTATGAGLLAVPHSGFYEPAWHVRDCVTLLGAHRVGHGLTAATDPATLDLLAERSVAMEVCPSSYPPFGVTAGLAATPLRVLLDAGVPVALGTDDPLLFGTDLLDQYVLAREVLGCTDAELATLARSSVEASAAPREVRATMLAGVADWLGGMDQDSGSVCYIGDAVADGASRRTPRRS, from the coding sequence TTGCCGCACCACGACCTCCGTCTGCTGCCGAAGACCAACCTGCACCTGCACCTCACCGGCTCGATGCGCCCGGAGACGCTGGCCGAACTGGCGGACCGGTACGGGCTGCCGCTGCCCGAGCCGCTCCCGCCCGGGACGCTGCACGGCTGGGCCGCGTTCCAGCGCCGCTACGACCTGGCCCGGGCCGCACTGCGTACCGCCGAGGACCTGAGCCGGGTGGTGGCCGAGGCGACCGCCGACAACGTCGCCGACGGCGCCGGCTGGGTCGAGATCCAGGTCGACCCGACGGCGTACGCCGACCGGCTGGGCGGGCTGGAGCCGGTGGTGGAGGCGGTCCTCGCCGGGGCGGCCGGCGGGCGTACCGGAGTGGTGCTGGCGGCCAGTTGGGCCGGTCCGCCCGCCCGGGCGGACGAGATCGCCCGGATCGCCGCCCGGTACGCCGGACACGGCGTAGTCGGCTTCGGCCTCTCCAACGACGAACGACGGGGCCGGATCGCCGACTTCGTCCCGGCGATGCGCACGGCGACCGGGGCCGGGCTGCTGGCCGTGCCGCACAGCGGCTTCTACGAGCCGGCCTGGCACGTCCGGGACTGCGTCACGCTGCTCGGCGCGCACCGGGTCGGGCACGGGCTGACCGCCGCGACCGATCCGGCCACCCTCGACCTGTTGGCCGAGCGGTCGGTGGCGATGGAAGTGTGTCCCAGTTCATACCCGCCGTTCGGAGTCACCGCCGGGCTGGCGGCCACCCCGCTACGCGTACTGCTCGACGCCGGTGTGCCGGTGGCGCTCGGCACGGACGACCCGCTGCTGTTCGGCACGGACCTGCTGGACCAGTACGTGCTGGCCCGGGAGGTACTCGGCTGCACCGACGCCGAACTGGCCACCCTGGCCCGCTCCTCGGTCGAGGCGTCCGCCGCGCCGCGGGAGGTCCGGGCCACGATGCTGGCAGGGGTTGCCGACTGGCTCGGTGGAATGGACCAAGATAGCGGCAGCGTTTGCTACATCGGGGACGCCGTCGCTGACGGCGCGTCCCGGCGTACTCCGAGGAGGTCCTGA
- a CDS encoding PAC2 family protein → MLDPNELYELTDDLPELGQPVLIQALSGFVDAGNATRLAREHLVSALESRTIATFDVDQLLDYRSRRPTMIFVEDHWEHYEQPKLELHLLRDDDDTPFLLLAGPEPDFQWERFIAALTSLIQRLGVRLTIGLNAIPMAVPHTRPTGVTAHATRPELITGYESWLQRIQVPGSAGNLLEFRLGEQGRDAVGFAVHVPHYVAQTEYPGAAELLLTSVSRASGLLLPTEALRTAAEAVREDIDRQVAQTDEATSLVHALEEQYDAFTRGRGGPNLLAGENGPLPTADELGAELERFLAEQGRPGENPGT, encoded by the coding sequence GTGCTCGACCCGAACGAGCTCTACGAGCTCACCGACGATTTGCCCGAGCTGGGTCAGCCGGTGCTGATCCAGGCGCTCTCCGGCTTCGTCGACGCCGGGAACGCGACCCGGCTGGCCAGGGAACACCTGGTGTCGGCCCTGGAGTCCCGGACGATCGCCACCTTCGACGTCGACCAACTGCTCGACTACCGCTCCCGGCGACCCACGATGATCTTCGTGGAGGACCACTGGGAGCACTACGAGCAGCCGAAGCTCGAACTGCACCTGCTGCGCGACGACGACGACACCCCGTTCCTGCTGCTCGCCGGCCCCGAGCCGGACTTCCAGTGGGAACGGTTCATCGCCGCCCTGACCAGCCTGATCCAGCGCCTCGGCGTACGCCTGACGATCGGGCTGAACGCCATCCCGATGGCGGTGCCGCACACCCGCCCCACCGGGGTGACCGCGCACGCCACCCGACCGGAGCTGATCACCGGCTACGAGTCGTGGCTGCAACGCATCCAGGTCCCCGGCAGCGCCGGCAACCTGCTGGAGTTCCGCCTCGGCGAGCAGGGCCGGGACGCGGTCGGCTTCGCGGTGCACGTGCCGCACTACGTGGCCCAGACCGAGTACCCGGGTGCGGCGGAGCTGCTGCTGACCTCGGTCTCCCGGGCCAGCGGGCTGCTGCTGCCGACCGAGGCGCTGCGGACAGCCGCCGAGGCCGTACGCGAGGACATCGACCGGCAGGTGGCGCAGACCGACGAGGCGACCTCGCTGGTACACGCGCTGGAGGAGCAGTACGACGCCTTCACCCGGGGACGGGGCGGGCCGAACCTGCTCGCCGGCGAGAACGGGCCGCTGCCCACCGCCGACGAACTCGGTGCCGAACTGGAGCGCTTCCTCGCCGAGCAGGGCCGCCCCGGCGAGAACCCCGGCACCTGA
- a CDS encoding exodeoxyribonuclease III, translating to MRLATWNVNSVKARLPRLLDWLAGTKPDVVCLQETKCPDGAFPADEVGELGYEVASHSDGRWNGVAILSRVGLADVAVGFADEPGFPEPEARAISATCAGLRVWSIYVPNGRTPDSPHYEYKLAWLAVLRDALAAELRTGLPLAVCGDYNVAPTDADVWDPALFVDSTHVTPAERQALADLRALGLVDVVPTPMKGPHPFTYWDYRAGMFHQNKGMRIDLVYATEPFAARVTSAYVDREARKGKGPSDHAPIVLDAEVEPAGGDAE from the coding sequence ATGCGACTGGCGACCTGGAACGTCAACTCGGTGAAGGCTCGGCTCCCCCGGCTGCTCGACTGGCTCGCCGGCACGAAGCCGGACGTGGTCTGCCTCCAGGAGACGAAGTGTCCGGACGGCGCGTTCCCGGCCGACGAGGTCGGCGAGCTCGGCTACGAGGTGGCCAGCCACAGCGACGGGCGGTGGAACGGGGTGGCGATCCTGTCCCGGGTCGGTCTGGCCGACGTCGCGGTCGGGTTCGCCGACGAGCCCGGGTTCCCCGAGCCGGAGGCGCGGGCCATCTCGGCGACCTGCGCCGGGCTGCGGGTCTGGTCGATCTACGTGCCGAACGGGCGTACCCCGGACTCGCCGCACTACGAGTACAAGCTCGCCTGGTTGGCGGTGCTGCGCGACGCGCTCGCCGCCGAGCTGCGTACCGGGCTGCCGCTGGCGGTCTGCGGCGACTACAACGTGGCGCCGACCGACGCCGACGTCTGGGACCCGGCGCTCTTCGTCGACTCGACGCACGTGACCCCGGCCGAGCGGCAGGCCCTGGCCGACCTGCGCGCCCTGGGCCTGGTCGACGTGGTGCCGACCCCGATGAAGGGCCCGCACCCGTTCACCTACTGGGACTACCGGGCCGGGATGTTCCACCAGAACAAGGGCATGCGGATCGACCTGGTGTACGCGACGGAGCCGTTCGCCGCCCGCGTCACCTCGGCGTACGTGGACCGGGAGGCCCGCAAGGGCAAGGGCCCGTCCGACCACGCCCCGATCGTGCTGGACGCGGAGGTCGAACCGGCCGGCGGGGATGCCGAATAA
- a CDS encoding PQQ-binding-like beta-propeller repeat protein, producing MVIDLGTERYEPPAAPARPPRELRVRRWRITGAILAGILAFSVGGAARSPEPALREVHAAPLGPADTYMLADGLLLTTSVIDPTDQAKHRIVCYDLTRRRQLWSADYALDENRLGPRRAGGLLLVFEKVAEGAPPRTTALDLRTGHRRWSLPYRSLLLPDAPTALVLDDVFRPEARIRPAQVDGGGEVYFGSDGHAYSEPPIELIVRGLDLDTGQLRWELPRLDSVRLVEASERQPPVLLTSSPDGAVEVRDLLSGGVNHRLDWPGGELGLVQRIGETVVTVAQSGSGQVVTAYSADLWQRRWSRTLTGTRDFVERCGPLLCQARDIGTSALDPATGETRWELPGPLRLLALDPWLVEMDQRTALRRVFETRTGRTVAELGGWRLTDDSTWPDEIPLRTDQPPLVLQSNPAGGQTSFGVIDPAGPSVRRLGVLPYPLEECVAAQPFMACRVPGAQLRVWRYHPPRPL from the coding sequence GTGGTGATCGACCTCGGCACCGAGCGCTACGAGCCGCCGGCCGCACCCGCCAGGCCACCCCGCGAGTTGCGGGTACGCCGCTGGCGGATCACGGGGGCGATCCTCGCCGGGATCCTCGCCTTCAGCGTCGGTGGCGCCGCCCGGTCCCCGGAGCCAGCGCTGCGTGAGGTGCACGCCGCACCGCTCGGTCCGGCCGACACCTACATGCTGGCCGACGGCCTGCTCCTCACCACCTCGGTGATCGACCCCACCGACCAGGCGAAGCACCGGATCGTCTGCTACGACCTCACACGGCGGCGCCAGCTCTGGTCCGCCGACTACGCCCTCGACGAGAACCGTCTCGGGCCGAGGCGGGCCGGCGGGCTGCTGCTGGTCTTCGAGAAGGTGGCCGAAGGCGCACCGCCCCGGACCACCGCGCTGGACCTGCGGACCGGGCACCGGCGCTGGTCGTTACCGTACCGCTCGCTGCTGCTGCCCGACGCGCCGACAGCGCTGGTCCTGGACGACGTCTTCCGGCCGGAGGCACGGATCCGGCCCGCCCAGGTCGACGGCGGCGGCGAGGTCTACTTCGGGTCGGACGGGCATGCCTACAGCGAGCCGCCGATCGAACTGATCGTCCGGGGGCTCGACCTCGACACCGGTCAGCTTCGCTGGGAGTTGCCCCGGCTCGACAGCGTCCGCCTGGTCGAGGCATCCGAGAGGCAGCCGCCGGTGTTGCTGACCTCGTCGCCGGACGGTGCCGTCGAGGTCCGGGACCTGCTCTCCGGCGGGGTCAACCACCGGCTCGACTGGCCGGGCGGCGAACTCGGGCTGGTGCAACGGATCGGCGAGACCGTCGTGACGGTGGCGCAGTCGGGATCCGGGCAGGTCGTGACGGCGTACTCGGCAGATCTGTGGCAGCGGCGGTGGAGCCGCACGCTCACCGGCACGCGCGACTTCGTCGAGCGCTGCGGGCCGCTGCTGTGCCAGGCCCGGGACATCGGGACGAGCGCGCTCGACCCGGCCACCGGCGAGACCCGGTGGGAGCTGCCCGGGCCGCTGCGGCTGCTCGCCCTCGACCCGTGGCTGGTCGAGATGGACCAACGGACCGCACTTCGCCGGGTCTTCGAGACCCGGACCGGCCGGACCGTGGCCGAACTCGGCGGCTGGCGGTTGACCGACGACTCCACCTGGCCCGACGAAATTCCGCTCCGCACGGACCAGCCGCCGCTGGTACTCCAGTCGAACCCTGCCGGCGGACAGACCTCGTTCGGCGTGATCGACCCGGCCGGACCGTCGGTCCGCCGGCTCGGCGTGCTGCCGTACCCCCTGGAGGAGTGCGTGGCCGCCCAGCCGTTCATGGCCTGTCGGGTTCCCGGTGCGCAACTCCGCGTCTGGCGCTACCACCCACCCCGCCCGCTGTGA
- a CDS encoding antibiotic biosynthesis monooxygenase: MAVVKINAIEVPAGAGAELERRFAARRGAVENSPGFLGFELLRPVAGEDRYFVYTKWESEEAYQAWAAGPAREAHARGPADGNGERPKPAATGATLLEFEVVQASGPSAP, encoded by the coding sequence ATGGCAGTAGTGAAGATCAACGCGATCGAGGTCCCGGCGGGTGCCGGTGCGGAGTTGGAACGCCGGTTCGCCGCCCGGCGGGGCGCGGTCGAGAACTCCCCCGGCTTCCTCGGCTTCGAACTGCTCCGCCCGGTGGCCGGCGAGGACCGGTACTTCGTGTACACGAAGTGGGAGAGCGAGGAGGCGTACCAGGCGTGGGCCGCCGGGCCGGCCCGGGAGGCGCACGCGCGGGGCCCCGCCGACGGGAACGGAGAGCGGCCGAAGCCGGCCGCGACCGGTGCCACACTGCTGGAGTTCGAGGTGGTGCAGGCGAGCGGCCCCAGCGCCCCGTAA
- a CDS encoding class F sortase, which produces MVRTSSGRRPWLGSRRPAAHLRHPAARSVGGRPRRSIVGPLAIILVLVGIFATGAGLGQSAGGPWRWLGGGSKEPPREFPVLAPSRPVKLTVPSIGVRAPVHRVGLADDGSIAVPALERHDEVGWYDRGPTPGQFGPAIIVGHADTRDGPSVFHDLVKLRPGARIEVTRQDRSVAIFEVNSVEHFDKDKLPAERVYGDFRRPWLRLITCGGRWVGGGTGYSDNVIAFASLVDSRKP; this is translated from the coding sequence ATGGTCCGTACCTCCAGCGGCCGGCGTCCCTGGCTCGGCAGCCGGCGGCCGGCCGCGCACCTGCGGCACCCGGCGGCCCGGTCCGTCGGCGGGCGCCCCCGGCGGAGCATCGTCGGGCCGCTGGCGATCATCCTGGTACTCGTCGGCATCTTCGCCACCGGCGCCGGTCTGGGCCAGTCGGCGGGCGGGCCGTGGCGCTGGCTGGGCGGCGGCAGCAAGGAACCGCCCCGGGAGTTCCCGGTACTCGCGCCGAGCCGACCGGTGAAGCTGACCGTCCCGTCCATCGGGGTACGCGCCCCGGTGCACCGGGTCGGGCTGGCCGACGACGGGTCGATCGCCGTACCCGCTCTCGAACGGCACGACGAGGTCGGCTGGTACGACCGGGGCCCGACCCCCGGGCAGTTCGGGCCGGCGATCATCGTCGGGCACGCGGACACCCGGGACGGGCCCTCGGTCTTCCACGATCTGGTGAAACTCCGGCCGGGCGCCCGGATCGAGGTGACCCGGCAGGACCGCTCGGTGGCCATCTTCGAGGTCAACTCCGTCGAGCACTTCGACAAGGACAAGCTCCCGGCCGAGCGGGTGTACGGCGACTTCCGGCGTCCCTGGCTCCGTCTGATCACCTGCGGCGGCCGCTGGGTCGGCGGCGGCACCGGCTACTCCGACAACGTGATCGCCTTTGCCTCCCTGGTGGACTCCCGCAAGCCCTGA
- the trmB gene encoding tRNA (guanosine(46)-N7)-methyltransferase TrmB: MPPAGAAEPARSGRLARIRTFHPRRGRLSGRHLDALDRLWPRYGLTVPLPGHPYGGPVETGAAGPSGTAGAPQDPLEPVVAEGPLEPVVAEGPLARGAVLDLAELFGRAAPVVLEIGSGMGDATVTMAAADPGRDYLAVEVHTPGIANLLDLTERQGLTNVRIACGDALDLVRYLLPAERLDAVHVFFPDPWPKPRHHKRRLVQPAHVALLRSRLVRGGVLHCATDWPEYAESMRDTLTADPELVNLFPGFAPRPAHRPVTKFERRGTAAGRPIHDLIFRRR, translated from the coding sequence ATGCCGCCCGCCGGCGCGGCAGAGCCGGCGCGCTCGGGCCGGCTGGCCCGGATCCGCACCTTCCACCCGCGCCGGGGACGGCTCAGCGGGCGGCACCTGGACGCGCTGGACCGGCTCTGGCCCCGCTACGGCCTGACCGTCCCACTTCCGGGCCACCCCTACGGCGGACCGGTCGAGACCGGCGCCGCTGGCCCATCCGGCACAGCCGGCGCCCCGCAAGACCCGCTGGAACCGGTAGTCGCGGAAGGCCCGCTGGAGCCGGTAGTCGCGGAAGGCCCGCTGGCTCGGGGAGCCGTCCTGGACCTGGCCGAGTTGTTCGGGCGTGCCGCACCGGTGGTGCTGGAGATCGGTTCCGGGATGGGTGACGCCACCGTGACGATGGCCGCCGCCGACCCGGGGCGGGACTACCTCGCCGTCGAGGTGCACACTCCGGGCATCGCGAACCTGCTCGACCTGACCGAGCGGCAGGGGCTGACGAACGTCCGGATCGCCTGCGGCGACGCCCTCGACCTGGTCCGCTACCTGCTGCCGGCGGAGCGGCTCGACGCCGTACACGTCTTCTTTCCCGATCCGTGGCCGAAGCCGCGGCACCACAAGCGCCGGCTGGTCCAGCCGGCGCACGTCGCGCTGCTGCGCTCCCGGCTCGTTCGCGGCGGCGTCCTGCACTGCGCGACCGACTGGCCCGAGTACGCCGAGAGCATGCGCGACACCCTGACCGCAGACCCGGAACTGGTCAACCTGTTCCCCGGCTTCGCGCCCCGCCCGGCGCACCGGCCGGTGACGAAGTTCGAGCGGCGCGGGACGGCGGCCGGCCGCCCGATCCACGACCTGATCTTCCGCCGCCGCTGA